One region of Pararhizobium qamdonense genomic DNA includes:
- a CDS encoding low affinity iron permease family protein — translation MSEKPSLFSRFSGGVAQLTGKPATFVIAVAGILLWAVTGPIFGFSETWQLVVNTGTTIITFLMVFVLQNSQNRDGKAVQAKLDELILTSGAENRFMGIEHLDEKELRRLTELLRAAAESEPDHALAGKVDHIIRDRRTKLKKKG, via the coding sequence ATGTCCGAAAAACCCAGTCTCTTTTCCAGATTTTCCGGCGGGGTCGCGCAACTGACCGGCAAACCCGCGACATTCGTGATCGCGGTCGCCGGGATCCTGCTTTGGGCCGTCACCGGCCCCATTTTTGGTTTTTCCGAAACCTGGCAGCTTGTCGTCAACACAGGGACGACGATCATTACGTTTCTGATGGTTTTCGTGCTGCAAAACTCCCAGAACCGCGACGGCAAGGCAGTGCAGGCGAAGCTCGACGAGCTGATCCTGACCAGCGGAGCCGAGAACCGTTTTATGGGCATCGAACATCTCGACGAAAAGGAATTGCGGCGGCTGACCGAGCTTCTGCGCGCGGCAGCCGAAAGCGAGCCGGACCATGCACTTGCCGGAAAAGTCGATCACATCATCCGCGACCGGCGCACGAAACTGAAGAAGAAGGGTTGA
- a CDS encoding TetR family transcriptional regulator — translation MDETSDILDTARQDNIARILEAAERLFRHYGYAKTNVADIARDLGMSPANIYRFFASKTEIHQAICGRMLAGSYQQAFEISQLPISAADRLRRYLHAEYQLILTAMLDHEKVHEMVIVAIERDWHVIEKHIDRMHLLLEEMIRQGIAAGEFAEQDVAVAARSFGAATVIMCHPQLVAQCLSKPNRATPDEITEFAIKALR, via the coding sequence ATGGACGAAACCAGCGATATCCTCGACACCGCACGGCAGGACAATATTGCGCGGATTCTCGAGGCGGCGGAGCGGCTGTTCCGGCATTATGGCTATGCCAAGACGAATGTCGCCGATATCGCTCGCGATCTTGGCATGTCGCCCGCCAATATCTATCGCTTCTTTGCCTCCAAGACCGAAATTCATCAGGCGATCTGCGGCCGCATGCTCGCCGGAAGCTATCAGCAGGCCTTCGAGATCTCGCAGCTGCCGATCAGCGCCGCAGATCGCCTGCGCCGCTATCTGCATGCGGAGTACCAGCTGATCCTGACCGCGATGCTCGACCATGAAAAGGTCCACGAGATGGTCATCGTCGCCATCGAGCGCGACTGGCACGTCATCGAAAAGCATATCGACCGCATGCACCTGTTGCTGGAAGAGATGATCCGCCAGGGCATCGCTGCCGGCGAATTTGCCGAACAGGACGTTGCGGTTGCCGCCCGTTCTTTCGGAGCGGCGACGGTGATCATGTGCCATCCGCAGCTGGTGGCGCAATGTCTGTCCAAGCCGAACCGGGCGACGCCCGACGAAATTACCGAATTTGCGATTAAAGCCTTGAGATGA
- a CDS encoding serine hydrolase domain-containing protein: MTEFKRSDITLSNWRTAPFSKWAFENVSEIVPSAVIAAKVKAAEPPLDLSGLGDLNVTGIDGTSQPLTAFLAESETDELVVMRQGRIIAEWSAGHSDPALPHIIFSVSKSLTALLAGILVGKGLLSFGKRVVDYVPEAAGSAYADATVQQLFDMEISVDFVEDYLDTSGGFDRYRRATGWNPDRPDIPAPDLKSFICSIGKGGWNHGEKHAYRSPNTDLAGIVVERAASGRLAKLLSDHLWQPMGAGSNAMITVDRIGTARAAGGMSATARDLALVGELVRKQGAGLIPQSFIDDLWTGGSREAWKNGDQATLFPDGSYRNYWYETGAGELAAIGIHGQWIWVDPASQTVIVKLSSQTLPVDAERDQAIVGMLRQVSRAV, from the coding sequence GTGACGGAATTCAAGCGCTCGGACATTACGCTTTCAAACTGGCGCACCGCGCCCTTCTCGAAATGGGCTTTTGAGAATGTCAGCGAAATCGTGCCATCGGCGGTCATTGCGGCCAAGGTCAAAGCCGCAGAACCGCCGCTTGATCTCAGTGGGCTCGGGGACCTGAATGTCACCGGCATCGATGGCACCTCCCAGCCCCTGACGGCATTTCTGGCTGAGAGCGAGACCGACGAGCTGGTGGTCATGCGGCAAGGCCGCATCATCGCCGAGTGGTCTGCCGGACATTCCGATCCCGCCTTGCCGCATATCATCTTTTCCGTGTCGAAATCCCTGACCGCACTCCTGGCCGGAATTCTCGTGGGCAAGGGCCTGCTGTCCTTCGGCAAGCGCGTCGTGGATTATGTGCCGGAGGCTGCGGGGTCGGCCTATGCGGATGCGACGGTACAGCAATTGTTCGACATGGAGATCAGCGTCGATTTCGTCGAAGACTATCTCGATACATCAGGGGGCTTCGATCGCTACCGCCGGGCAACCGGCTGGAACCCGGATCGGCCGGACATTCCGGCGCCGGACTTGAAGAGCTTCATCTGCAGCATCGGGAAAGGCGGCTGGAACCACGGCGAAAAGCATGCCTACCGCTCGCCCAACACCGATCTCGCCGGCATCGTCGTGGAGCGCGCGGCAAGTGGGCGCTTGGCAAAATTGCTGAGCGACCATCTCTGGCAGCCGATGGGCGCCGGCTCGAACGCCATGATCACCGTCGATCGGATCGGCACGGCACGCGCTGCCGGCGGCATGTCGGCGACGGCGCGCGATCTTGCGCTGGTGGGCGAGCTTGTCCGCAAACAGGGAGCCGGTCTGATCCCGCAATCCTTCATCGATGACCTGTGGACGGGTGGCAGCCGCGAGGCCTGGAAGAACGGCGACCAGGCGACGCTGTTTCCAGATGGCAGCTACCGCAACTACTGGTACGAAACGGGTGCGGGCGAATTGGCCGCGATCGGCATTCACGGACAGTGGATCTGGGTCGATCCGGCCAGCCAGACCGTGATCGTCAAGCTGTCGTCACAGACCCTGCCGGTGGACGCCGAACGCGATCAGGCCATCGTCGGCATGCTGCGCCAGGTTTCCAGGGCAGTCTGA
- a CDS encoding efflux RND transporter periplasmic adaptor subunit, with the protein MPSPSHSYIRLSVIAAISAAVFALSGCSQEEAETREIVRPVKVVEIAAIDTSRTLSYSGTVRARTEMNLGFRVNGKITERRVDIGQRVKSGDLLARIDPTDYALALTSAQANLDATERQVETTELARLRAEQLFAKNVSPKSQLEQATLSYNQAVATRDAARSALDQAKNQVSYTDLKSDQNGIVTAISADIGQVVGSGTPVVSVAVDGEKEVLVAIPETDIAQFKPGKVVTVGFWSDAALMLEGKVREVAGSAEPQSRTFAVRISLPSDPNVLLGMTAGIVAAAADTQKLVSIPLSALAKKDEQSIVWTVDRTAGTVHSRPVEVADFTNDGVRIAQGLEPGDVVVAAGTQFMTEGLKVKLGSDATQQSADAGNTQLVR; encoded by the coding sequence ATGCCTTCGCCAAGCCATAGCTATATCCGTTTGTCTGTGATTGCCGCCATCTCCGCAGCCGTTTTCGCTTTGTCCGGATGTTCACAGGAAGAGGCCGAAACCAGGGAGATCGTACGGCCGGTCAAGGTAGTCGAGATCGCTGCTATCGACACCTCGCGCACGCTCAGCTATTCCGGCACGGTTCGCGCCCGCACCGAAATGAACCTCGGCTTCCGGGTCAACGGCAAGATCACCGAGCGCCGCGTCGATATCGGCCAGCGGGTGAAATCCGGCGACCTGCTCGCCCGCATCGATCCGACCGATTACGCGCTTGCACTGACCAGCGCTCAGGCAAACCTCGACGCCACCGAGCGGCAGGTCGAAACCACGGAGCTTGCCCGCCTGCGTGCCGAGCAGCTGTTTGCCAAGAACGTCTCGCCGAAATCGCAACTCGAGCAGGCGACGCTCAGCTACAATCAGGCCGTCGCCACCCGTGATGCGGCCCGCTCGGCTCTCGACCAGGCAAAGAACCAGGTCAGCTATACCGATCTGAAGTCCGATCAGAACGGCATCGTCACGGCGATCAGCGCCGATATCGGCCAGGTGGTCGGCTCCGGAACCCCCGTTGTCAGCGTTGCCGTCGATGGCGAGAAGGAAGTGCTGGTCGCCATACCCGAAACGGATATCGCCCAGTTCAAGCCCGGCAAGGTGGTGACCGTCGGGTTCTGGTCGGATGCCGCTTTGATGCTTGAGGGCAAGGTGCGGGAAGTCGCCGGCAGCGCCGAACCGCAGTCGCGCACCTTCGCTGTTCGCATCAGCCTGCCAAGCGATCCGAATGTTCTGCTCGGGATGACGGCCGGCATCGTCGCTGCTGCCGCCGATACGCAGAAACTGGTCTCCATTCCCCTGAGCGCGCTCGCTAAAAAGGACGAGCAATCGATCGTCTGGACTGTCGATCGCACCGCAGGCACCGTGCATTCCCGTCCCGTCGAGGTCGCCGATTTCACCAATGACGGCGTGCGGATCGCGCAAGGATTGGAGCCTGGCGATGTGGTGGTCGCTGCCGGCACGCAATTCATGACCGAAGGCCTGAAGGTGAAGCTCGGCAGCGATGCCACGCAACAATCCGCCGACGCCGGCAATACACAGCTTGTGCGCTGA
- a CDS encoding GreA/GreB family elongation factor, which translates to MSRAFTKEIDDAPPPPVPERPVSAARNLVTPNGARQIEQMVAALMQQTAATSDNEVLAALKRDLRYWEARRSTMEIVEPSAAPAAVKFGTQVSIRRGGMVRDIRIVGEDEADPAAGAIAWTSPLARALEDAAPGDTIEFEVAGREEDITVLSVTAFA; encoded by the coding sequence ATGAGCCGCGCATTCACCAAGGAAATCGACGACGCCCCGCCGCCGCCTGTTCCCGAGCGGCCCGTCAGTGCTGCGCGCAATCTTGTGACGCCGAACGGCGCCAGACAGATCGAGCAGATGGTGGCGGCGCTGATGCAGCAGACAGCGGCCACCAGCGACAACGAGGTGCTTGCCGCCCTCAAGCGCGACCTGCGCTATTGGGAGGCACGGCGCAGCACCATGGAAATCGTCGAGCCCAGCGCGGCGCCAGCTGCGGTAAAGTTTGGAACGCAGGTCTCGATCCGGCGCGGCGGCATGGTCCGGGATATCCGCATCGTCGGCGAGGACGAGGCCGATCCTGCGGCCGGGGCCATCGCCTGGACATCGCCACTTGCCCGCGCCCTTGAAGATGCGGCCCCCGGTGACACGATCGAGTTCGAGGTCGCTGGCCGCGAAGAGGATATCACCGTGCTCTCCGTGACCGCATTCGCGTAA
- a CDS encoding DUF2161 domain-containing phosphodiesterase produces the protein METTLYLPIKGFLEAAGYSVKGEIAGCDLVGLSPDEPPIVVLCELKLSFNLELILQAVDRACASDEVWIAARVSAKGKGRESDRRYRDLCRRLGFGMLSVSDNGTVDVVVSPMALMPRKNPRKRSRLVTEHKKRKGDPALGGSTRAPIMTAYRQQALACAAALRDGPLRPRDLKPVTPSAATILRGNVYGWFERIDRGIYALTAAGMEALIRWPQERKEPESIEPAEITG, from the coding sequence GTGGAGACCACGCTTTACCTGCCGATCAAGGGCTTTCTCGAAGCCGCCGGCTATAGCGTCAAAGGCGAGATCGCCGGTTGCGATCTGGTGGGATTGAGCCCAGACGAACCGCCTATCGTGGTCCTCTGCGAACTCAAGCTCAGCTTCAACCTCGAACTCATCCTGCAGGCGGTCGACCGGGCGTGCGCCAGCGACGAAGTGTGGATCGCCGCGCGTGTCTCGGCCAAGGGGAAGGGCCGCGAAAGCGACCGCCGCTACCGCGACCTCTGCCGCCGGCTCGGCTTCGGCATGCTGAGTGTATCCGACAACGGCACGGTCGATGTGGTCGTGAGCCCGATGGCGCTGATGCCGCGCAAGAACCCGCGCAAGCGGTCCCGCCTGGTCACCGAACACAAAAAGCGCAAGGGCGACCCCGCCCTTGGCGGCAGCACGCGCGCGCCGATCATGACCGCTTACCGGCAGCAGGCGCTGGCCTGCGCTGCAGCGCTGCGGGACGGCCCGTTGCGGCCAAGGGATCTGAAGCCGGTCACGCCTTCGGCAGCAACCATTCTGCGCGGCAATGTCTATGGCTGGTTCGAGCGCATCGATCGCGGCATCTACGCGCTGACGGCCGCCGGCATGGAGGCGTTGATACGCTGGCCGCAGGAGCGGAAGGAACCGGAAAGCATCGAACCGGCAGAGATCACAGGCTGA
- a CDS encoding histone deacetylase family protein has protein sequence MKTVFSPRHLGHANQLELVAGAIVPGYELTSRAEYVSGRIKTVGLGPILAPQEHDLTTAARIHRKDYLDFLPTIWDRWTAERRTGTALPFTWPTRGLRGDVPPEFIDGLLGYYSFDAGCGIVEGSWDAIKSSHDVALTAASLIQDGERAAFALCRPPGHHAGAGFMGGYCYINNAAVAAQWFRDNGAKRVSILDVDYHHGNGTQEIFYSRSDVQVINLHADPMQEYPYFLGHADERGAGEGEGYNLNYPMRFGTDWDRWSQSLEDACGKLVAYNPDVVVISLGVDTFEKDPISKFKLKTEDFPKIGERIARLNLPTLFVMEGGYAVAEIGVNAVSVLTGFEGN, from the coding sequence ATGAAAACCGTCTTCTCCCCGCGTCATCTCGGTCATGCCAACCAGCTCGAATTGGTCGCCGGTGCCATCGTTCCCGGTTATGAGCTGACATCACGCGCCGAATATGTCTCCGGACGCATCAAGACCGTGGGACTAGGCCCCATCCTTGCGCCGCAGGAGCATGACCTGACCACGGCCGCGCGCATCCATCGCAAGGACTATCTCGACTTTTTGCCGACAATCTGGGATCGCTGGACCGCAGAGCGACGCACCGGCACGGCGCTGCCCTTCACCTGGCCGACACGCGGCCTGCGTGGCGACGTGCCGCCGGAATTCATCGATGGGCTGCTTGGATATTATTCCTTCGACGCCGGCTGCGGCATTGTCGAAGGCTCCTGGGATGCGATCAAATCCTCGCATGACGTGGCGCTGACGGCAGCCAGCCTTATTCAGGACGGCGAGCGCGCGGCCTTTGCGCTCTGCCGCCCGCCGGGTCATCACGCCGGCGCCGGCTTTATGGGCGGCTATTGCTATATCAACAATGCTGCCGTAGCCGCGCAATGGTTTCGCGACAATGGCGCCAAGCGCGTCTCGATCCTCGATGTCGATTATCACCACGGCAACGGCACGCAGGAAATCTTCTATTCCCGCTCTGACGTACAGGTGATCAACCTGCACGCCGATCCGATGCAGGAATATCCTTACTTCCTTGGCCATGCCGATGAGCGTGGAGCGGGCGAGGGCGAAGGCTACAATCTCAACTACCCCATGCGCTTCGGCACCGACTGGGACCGCTGGAGCCAGTCGCTGGAGGATGCCTGCGGCAAGCTGGTAGCCTACAATCCGGACGTGGTGGTGATTTCGCTCGGGGTCGATACGTTCGAGAAGGACCCGATCAGCAAATTCAAGCTGAAGACCGAGGATTTCCCAAAGATCGGCGAGCGCATCGCCCGTCTCAATCTCCCCACCCTGTTCGTCATGGAAGGCGGCTATGCCGTCGCCGAAATCGGCGTTAATGCCGTCAGCGTCCTGACCGGCTTTGAGGGCAATTGA
- a CDS encoding glutathione S-transferase family protein: MKLYYHPLSGHAHRARLFISLLGIDAELVEVDLAARAHKSPDFLKLNPFGQVPVLDDAGDIIADSNAILVYLAKKHGANNWLPEDAKGAAAVQRWLSVAAGEIAYGPCAARLVTVFGAGFDAGEVIARAHLILGQIEAALDGRQWIAAGHPTIADVALYSYIARAPEGNVDRSAYANISAWLKRVEELPGFVAFQKTAIGLPEAA; encoded by the coding sequence ATGAAACTTTACTATCACCCGCTGTCCGGCCACGCGCATCGCGCCCGGCTGTTCATCTCGCTGCTCGGGATCGATGCCGAGCTAGTCGAAGTCGATCTTGCCGCCCGCGCCCACAAGAGCCCGGACTTTCTCAAGCTCAATCCCTTCGGTCAGGTTCCGGTCCTCGACGATGCCGGTGACATCATTGCCGATTCCAACGCCATTCTCGTCTATCTCGCCAAGAAGCATGGCGCGAACAACTGGTTGCCGGAAGACGCAAAGGGCGCAGCGGCCGTGCAGCGCTGGCTATCTGTCGCCGCCGGCGAAATCGCCTATGGGCCGTGCGCTGCGAGACTGGTCACCGTTTTCGGTGCTGGCTTCGATGCCGGCGAGGTTATCGCGCGCGCCCATCTTATCCTCGGCCAAATCGAGGCTGCCCTTGACGGCCGCCAGTGGATCGCAGCGGGTCATCCGACCATCGCCGATGTCGCGCTCTACAGCTATATCGCCCGCGCGCCGGAGGGTAATGTCGATCGTAGCGCCTATGCCAATATCAGCGCCTGGCTGAAGCGCGTCGAAGAGCTTCCCGGTTTCGTCGCCTTCCAGAAGACCGCAATCGGCCTTCCGGAGGCTGCCTGA
- a CDS encoding LysR family transcriptional regulator, whose amino-acid sequence MDRLQSMRVLVKAADTGSFAQAARALNMSPPAVTRAIAYLEDLTGARLFLRSTRSVKLTAPGSRYVEDCRRILADIDEAEASAGGSHATPSGLLTVTAPVLFGQIYVMPVLTSFLTQHPAVNGRALLLDRVVNLLEEGIDVALRIGELPDSGYHAIKVGSVRRVICGAPSYFVRHPMPKIPADLAEHTVIANTGSSAPQDWRFSGAEKSSVTLRPRLFCNTVDASISAALSGWGLTSALSYQVASAVREERLEIVLPGYEEAPIPIHVMHAEGRHISAKTRAFVDFLVAELRANQSLQSATALAKG is encoded by the coding sequence GTGGACAGGCTTCAATCCATGCGGGTTCTGGTCAAGGCCGCCGATACCGGCAGCTTTGCGCAGGCAGCCCGCGCCCTCAATATGAGCCCGCCGGCCGTGACCCGCGCCATTGCCTATCTGGAGGATCTGACGGGTGCCCGGCTGTTCCTGCGATCGACGCGATCGGTGAAACTGACGGCGCCCGGGAGCCGCTATGTGGAGGATTGCCGCCGCATCCTTGCCGATATCGATGAGGCCGAGGCGTCTGCCGGCGGCTCGCATGCAACACCCTCCGGGCTGCTGACGGTGACCGCGCCCGTCCTCTTCGGCCAGATCTATGTCATGCCGGTCCTGACGTCTTTCCTGACGCAGCATCCGGCCGTCAATGGCCGAGCCCTTCTGCTCGATCGCGTCGTCAATCTGCTGGAGGAGGGGATCGACGTTGCCCTGCGTATCGGCGAACTGCCGGATTCCGGCTATCATGCCATCAAGGTCGGCAGCGTTCGCCGGGTGATCTGCGGTGCGCCTTCCTATTTCGTGCGCCATCCGATGCCCAAAATTCCCGCCGATCTGGCAGAGCACACGGTCATCGCCAATACCGGCTCGTCCGCACCGCAGGACTGGCGCTTTTCCGGCGCGGAAAAAAGCAGCGTCACCTTACGCCCAAGACTGTTCTGCAACACGGTCGATGCCTCGATTTCCGCCGCGCTCAGCGGCTGGGGCCTGACCAGTGCACTCTCCTATCAGGTCGCATCGGCAGTGCGGGAGGAACGGCTCGAAATCGTTCTTCCCGGCTATGAGGAAGCGCCGATTCCCATCCATGTCATGCATGCGGAAGGCCGCCATATCTCCGCCAAGACCAGGGCCTTCGTGGACTTTCTGGTGGCCGAATTGCGCGCCAACCAGAGCCTGCAATCGGCCACTGCGCTGGCCAAAGGTTAG
- a CDS encoding pyridoxamine 5'-phosphate oxidase family protein, producing MLLTTATEDASPWHAGEQALQRQAGVAGRMEEVGRRVLRNHLIEQHRAFYPQLPFIVLGTVDGDGDAWATVRADTPGFLQSPDPYTLHVTLGRESADPADAGIGDGNAIGMLGIELHTRRRNRLNGTIRRTRAAGFEVDVGQAYGNCPKYIQLRDFSSVDDPSNEPIAGPIVLQTLDGDARRMIDGADTFFVATYADLAHGERQVDVSHRGGKPGFVRVDGDGVLTIPDFAGNLFFNTLGNILANGKAGLVFADFETGGLLQLTGDAEVILEAPELAAFEGAERLWRFTPRRIIRRPGALQLRWTPHAEGQSPSLRMTGSWDEAARRLAGPMA from the coding sequence ATGCTTTTGACCACCGCAACCGAAGACGCTTCCCCCTGGCATGCCGGTGAGCAGGCGCTGCAGCGTCAGGCCGGTGTGGCCGGGCGTATGGAAGAGGTCGGCCGCCGGGTTCTGCGTAATCATCTGATCGAGCAGCACCGTGCCTTCTATCCGCAGCTGCCATTCATCGTGCTGGGAACGGTGGATGGCGACGGTGATGCCTGGGCAACCGTTCGGGCAGACACGCCGGGGTTCCTGCAGAGCCCGGATCCGTACACGCTGCACGTCACTCTTGGCCGCGAGAGCGCAGATCCGGCAGACGCCGGGATTGGGGACGGCAACGCTATCGGCATGCTCGGGATCGAGTTGCACACGCGGCGGCGCAACCGGCTGAACGGAACGATCAGGCGTACCCGGGCGGCAGGTTTCGAGGTCGATGTTGGTCAGGCCTATGGCAACTGTCCGAAATATATCCAGCTGCGCGATTTCAGCTCTGTCGATGACCCTTCAAACGAGCCGATCGCCGGGCCAATCGTCCTTCAGACGCTCGACGGAGACGCACGGCGGATGATCGATGGTGCCGATACGTTTTTTGTCGCAACCTATGCGGACCTTGCTCACGGAGAGCGCCAGGTGGATGTCTCGCACCGGGGCGGCAAGCCGGGCTTCGTGCGGGTGGATGGCGACGGCGTGCTGACCATTCCGGATTTCGCCGGCAATCTGTTCTTCAACACGCTCGGCAACATCCTTGCCAATGGTAAAGCCGGCCTGGTGTTTGCCGATTTCGAGACCGGCGGTCTCTTGCAGCTGACCGGAGACGCCGAAGTCATTCTGGAAGCGCCGGAACTTGCGGCGTTCGAGGGTGCCGAACGCCTTTGGCGTTTCACGCCGCGCCGCATCATCCGCAGACCCGGCGCCCTGCAACTGCGGTGGACCCCGCATGCGGAAGGACAGTCGCCGAGCCTGCGGATGACCGGAAGCTGGGACGAGGCCGCGCGCCGGTTGGCGGGTCCGATGGCCTGA
- the aguB gene encoding N-carbamoylputrescine amidase, with product MASGSTTTLGVVQFACTDDLADNLETASRLIHQAAGKGANIVLVQELFEGLYFCQTQDPIHFGRAHALADHPVIAPMQALARELGIVLPVSFFEKKNQAFYNSIAMIDDTGAILGVYRKSHIPDGPGYSEKFYFRPGDTGFKVWPTRFGTIGVGICWDQWFPEAARAMALMGAELILYPTAIGSEPARPDLDTMDHWRMVMRGHAAANMMPVAAANRIGAETIGGKTQSYYGSSFIAGPDGQLAADAPRDGEAVLIATFDRQDLAGNRAAWGMFRDRRPDLYGALATADGGDRT from the coding sequence GTGGCGTCCGGTTCTACGACGACATTGGGCGTCGTCCAATTCGCCTGCACGGACGATCTCGCGGATAATCTTGAGACCGCGTCCCGCCTGATCCATCAGGCCGCGGGCAAGGGCGCGAATATCGTGCTGGTGCAGGAACTGTTCGAGGGGCTGTATTTCTGCCAGACCCAGGATCCCATCCATTTTGGAAGGGCACATGCGCTGGCGGATCATCCTGTCATTGCTCCGATGCAGGCGCTCGCGCGCGAACTTGGCATTGTCCTGCCGGTTTCGTTCTTCGAGAAGAAGAACCAGGCATTTTACAACAGCATCGCGATGATCGATGACACGGGCGCTATCCTGGGCGTCTACCGCAAATCCCATATTCCCGACGGTCCGGGTTACAGCGAAAAATTCTATTTCCGGCCGGGTGATACCGGCTTCAAGGTCTGGCCGACCCGCTTCGGCACGATCGGTGTCGGCATCTGCTGGGACCAGTGGTTTCCGGAGGCTGCCCGCGCCATGGCGCTGATGGGTGCCGAACTGATCCTCTATCCGACCGCCATCGGCTCGGAGCCGGCACGTCCGGACCTGGATACGATGGACCATTGGCGCATGGTGATGCGCGGCCATGCCGCCGCCAACATGATGCCGGTGGCCGCTGCCAACCGCATCGGCGCGGAAACCATCGGCGGAAAGACGCAATCCTATTACGGCTCGTCCTTCATTGCCGGACCGGACGGCCAGCTTGCGGCCGACGCACCGCGTGACGGAGAGGCCGTTCTCATCGCGACATTCGACCGGCAAGACCTTGCCGGCAACCGCGCCGCCTGGGGCATGTTCCGCGATCGCCGCCCGGATCTTTACGGCGCGCTGGCGACGGCAGACGGAGGAGACAGGACGTGA